A window of Mycolicibacterium fluoranthenivorans contains these coding sequences:
- a CDS encoding DUF7158 domain-containing protein, translating into MTAVAWVAGTPIPETAVDERERRLRAGSRAAALPRPGTSEGRQLRRWLTQLLVAEAVVAGEQGGADPPALHDVLPDPAARLEIGSIGAAVLESPHARAVFARITAAVEVSEADIAAYHERNPTRFGPRRTAIALEQARPAVTAHLRAAARRRVFRHWLDTRCAELVRLAPGYEHPGDPRQPDNTHRH; encoded by the coding sequence ATGACGGCGGTGGCCTGGGTGGCCGGTACGCCGATCCCGGAAACCGCTGTCGACGAACGCGAACGTCGGCTGCGGGCGGGATCGCGGGCTGCCGCATTGCCCCGGCCGGGAACCAGCGAGGGCAGACAGCTGCGCCGCTGGCTGACCCAGCTGTTGGTGGCCGAGGCGGTGGTGGCAGGTGAGCAAGGCGGAGCCGATCCGCCGGCCCTGCACGATGTGCTGCCCGACCCGGCGGCACGACTGGAGATCGGCAGCATCGGCGCCGCGGTGCTCGAATCACCGCACGCCCGTGCCGTTTTCGCACGGATCACCGCGGCGGTCGAGGTCTCCGAAGCCGATATCGCGGCTTACCACGAACGTAACCCGACTCGATTCGGCCCGCGCCGCACAGCGATCGCACTGGAGCAGGCGCGGCCCGCGGTCACCGCTCATCTGCGGGCGGCCGCCCGCAGACGGGTGTTCCGGCACTGGCTGGACACGCGCTGCGCGGAGCTGGTCCGGCTGGCGCCGGGTTACGAGCATCCCGGAGACCCGCGCCAACCCGACAACACCCACCGGCATTGA
- a CDS encoding ROK family protein: MALTLALDVGGTKIAVGLVDAAGTLTHRAQQPTPHADADTVWEVAAQLIRDALDRAGGPVRGVGISSAGPVDLHSGTVSPINITGWQAFPIVERTRQLTGAPVRLGGDGLCMALGEQWRGAGAGAQFLLGMVVSTGIGGGLVLDGAPYDGRTGNAGHVGHVIVEPEGEPCTCGGRGCVETVASGPHLVRWARENGWAAPPGADAKVLADAAVAGDEIALKAFRRGATGVAMMIAGVAATCDLDLVVIGGGVAKSGALLFDPLRAALHTYAGLSFLRDLRVVPAALGGDAGLVGAAALALAR, from the coding sequence ATGGCACTCACCCTCGCGCTCGACGTCGGCGGCACCAAGATCGCCGTCGGGCTGGTCGATGCGGCGGGCACGCTCACGCACCGCGCGCAGCAGCCCACCCCACACGCCGACGCAGACACCGTATGGGAGGTCGCCGCGCAGCTGATCCGCGATGCACTGGACCGCGCCGGTGGCCCGGTGCGCGGTGTCGGCATCAGCTCCGCCGGCCCCGTCGATCTGCATTCCGGAACGGTCAGCCCTATCAATATCACTGGCTGGCAAGCGTTCCCGATCGTCGAGCGGACTCGGCAGCTGACCGGTGCCCCGGTACGTCTCGGTGGTGACGGACTGTGTATGGCGCTCGGCGAGCAGTGGCGCGGCGCCGGCGCCGGCGCGCAGTTCCTGCTGGGCATGGTGGTCTCGACGGGCATCGGCGGGGGACTGGTGCTCGACGGCGCCCCGTACGACGGGCGCACCGGCAATGCCGGCCACGTCGGTCACGTCATCGTCGAACCAGAGGGCGAGCCGTGCACGTGCGGGGGCCGGGGTTGTGTCGAGACCGTGGCGTCGGGCCCGCATCTGGTGCGCTGGGCGCGGGAGAACGGTTGGGCGGCCCCGCCCGGCGCCGACGCGAAAGTGTTGGCCGACGCCGCCGTCGCAGGTGACGAGATCGCGCTCAAGGCGTTCCGCCGGGGCGCGACCGGGGTGGCGATGATGATCGCCGGGGTCGCGGCGACCTGCGATCTGGACCTTGTCGTCATCGGTGGCGGGGTGGCCAAGTCGGGAGCTCTGCTCTTCGATCCGCTGCGGGCGGCGCTGCACACCTACGCCGGACTGTCGTTCCTGCGGGATCTCCGCGTGGTCCCCGCTGCACTCGGCGGGGACGCCGGACTGGTGGGGGCCGCCGCGCTGGCCCTGGCCAGGTGA
- the rplJ gene encoding 50S ribosomal protein L10 → MANADKATAVADIAEKFKEATATVVTEYRGLKVSNLAELRRSLGDGTTYTVAKNTLVKRAASEAGIEGLDDLFTGPTAIAFINGEPVDAAKAIKKFAKDNKALVIKGGYMDGKALSVSEVERIADLESREVLLSRVAGALKAKQSQAAALFVAPASQVARLAAALQEKKASEGSADTAA, encoded by the coding sequence ATGGCCAACGCTGACAAGGCCACCGCGGTCGCCGACATCGCCGAGAAGTTCAAGGAGGCGACGGCCACCGTCGTCACCGAGTACCGCGGCCTGAAGGTGTCCAACCTTGCCGAGCTGCGCAGGTCGCTGGGCGACGGAACGACGTACACCGTCGCCAAGAACACCTTGGTGAAGCGTGCGGCGTCCGAGGCCGGGATCGAGGGTCTGGACGACCTCTTCACCGGTCCGACCGCCATCGCGTTCATCAACGGCGAGCCCGTCGACGCTGCCAAGGCGATCAAGAAGTTCGCCAAGGACAACAAGGCGCTCGTCATCAAGGGCGGCTACATGGACGGCAAGGCGCTGTCCGTATCCGAGGTCGAGCGGATCGCCGATCTGGAGTCCCGCGAGGTGCTCCTGTCGCGCGTCGCCGGCGCCCTGAAGGCCAAGCAGTCCCAGGCCGCTGCGCTGTTCGTCGCGCCCGCGTCCCAGGTCGCCCGCCTGGCCGCAGCTCTGCAAGAGAAGAAGGCCTCAGAGGGTTCGGCAGACACTGCCGCCTGA
- the rplL gene encoding 50S ribosomal protein L7/L12, translating to MAKLSTEELIDAFKELTLLELSEFVKVFEDTFDVTAAAPVAVAAAPAAGGAAAEAAEEQSEFDVILEGAGDKKIGVIKVVREIVSGLGLKEAKDLVDGAPKPLLEKVTKEAAEDAKAKLEAAGASVTVK from the coding sequence ATGGCAAAGCTGTCCACCGAAGAACTCATCGACGCCTTCAAGGAACTGACCCTGCTCGAGCTCTCTGAGTTCGTGAAGGTGTTCGAGGACACCTTCGACGTCACCGCCGCCGCTCCGGTCGCCGTTGCGGCCGCCCCCGCCGCCGGTGGCGCTGCCGCCGAGGCCGCCGAGGAGCAGTCCGAGTTCGACGTCATCCTCGAGGGTGCCGGCGACAAGAAGATCGGCGTCATCAAGGTCGTCCGCGAGATCGTTTCCGGTCTGGGTCTGAAGGAAGCCAAGGACCTGGTCGACGGCGCCCCCAAGCCGCTGCTGGAGAAGGTCACCAAGGAAGCCGCCGAGGACGCCAAGGCCAAGCTCGAGGCCGCCGGCGCATCGGTCACCGTCAAGTAG
- a CDS encoding ABC transporter ATP-binding protein, producing MGVAIDVTGLSKSFGSSKIWEDVTLKVPEGEVSVLLGPSGTGKSVFLKSLIGLLRPEKGSIVIDGTNILECSAKELYEIRTLFGVLFQDGALFGSMNIYDNTAFPLREHTKKSESDIRKIVMEKLELVGMPNDGHKFPGEISGGMRKRAGLARALVLDPQIILCDEPDSGLDPVRTAYLSQLLIDINAQIDATVLIVTHNINIARTVPDNIGMLFRKHLVMFGPREVLLTSEEPVVKQFLNGRRIGPIGMSEEKDEATAAAEQAMMDAGQSDGGVEEIEGVPPQLIATPGMPERKGVARRQARVREILHTLPPAAQAAILDDLDGTHQFKSHEFAGEPHRHVAHQESHDEEFPTASIPRATEQ from the coding sequence ATGGGCGTCGCAATCGACGTAACTGGACTGAGTAAGTCGTTCGGGTCGTCGAAGATTTGGGAAGACGTCACGCTGAAGGTTCCCGAGGGTGAGGTCAGCGTGTTGCTGGGCCCGTCGGGTACCGGTAAGTCGGTGTTCTTGAAGTCGTTGATCGGTCTGCTGCGCCCGGAGAAGGGTTCGATCGTCATCGATGGGACCAATATCTTGGAGTGCTCGGCCAAGGAGCTCTACGAGATCCGCACCCTGTTCGGTGTGCTGTTCCAGGACGGTGCGCTGTTCGGGTCGATGAACATTTATGACAACACGGCGTTCCCGTTGCGGGAGCACACCAAGAAGTCCGAGTCCGATATCCGCAAGATCGTGATGGAGAAGCTCGAGCTGGTGGGTATGCCCAATGATGGGCATAAGTTCCCCGGTGAGATTTCCGGTGGTATGCGCAAGCGTGCGGGTTTGGCGCGGGCGTTGGTGTTGGATCCGCAGATCATCTTGTGTGATGAGCCGGATTCGGGTTTGGATCCGGTGCGTACGGCGTATCTGTCGCAGTTGTTGATCGATATCAATGCCCAGATCGATGCGACGGTGCTGATCGTGACGCACAACATCAATATTGCGCGGACGGTGCCGGACAACATCGGGATGTTGTTCCGCAAGCATTTGGTGATGTTCGGTCCGCGTGAGGTGTTGTTGACCTCGGAGGAGCCGGTGGTCAAGCAGTTCCTCAATGGTCGTCGGATTGGTCCGATCGGTATGTCGGAGGAGAAGGACGAGGCGACTGCGGCGGCTGAGCAGGCGATGATGGATGCCGGTCAGAGTGATGGTGGTGTGGAGGAGATCGAGGGTGTGCCGCCGCAGCTCATTGCGACGCCGGGGATGCCTGAGCGTAAGGGTGTGGCGCGTCGTCAGGCCCGGGTGCGCGAGATCCTGCACACCCTGCCGCCGGCCGCCCAGGCCGCAATCCTCGACGATCTGGACGGCACCCATCAGTTCAAGAGCCATGAGTTCGCCGGCGAGCCACACCGGCACGTCGCTCATCAGGAAAGCCACGACGAGGAGTTCCCGACGGCCTCGATACCCCGGGCCACCGAGCAGTAA